DNA sequence from the Streptomyces sp. NBC_01497 genome:
CTGGCCGCGGCGCTCGGCCTCGGGGCCGACGACCTGTGGATCAAGCGCGACGACCTGACCGGCCTCGGCGGGGGCGGCAACAAGGTACGCAAGCTGGAGTGGACCGTCGGCGCCGCGCTGGCCGACGGTGCCGACACGCTGGTGACGACAGGTGCGCCGCAGAGCAACCACGCCCGGCTGACGGCCGCCGCCGCGGCCCGTACGGGTGTGGCGGCGGTGCTGGTGTTCCCCGGCCGACCGGGCGCGTCCCGGTCCGGCAACCTCGCGTTGGACGGCCTGTTCAACGCCCGCATCGTGTGGGCCGGGGAGGTCGACGCGGCGGGACTCGACGGGGTCGCGCGTCAGACGTGCGAGCGGCTTCGGGCGTCGGGCGCCCGGCCCGCGCTCATCCCGTTCGGCGGGTCGAGCAGGCTCGGGGCGCGGGGGTACGAACGCTGCGGGGAGGAACTGCGTGCGCAGCTTCCTGGTCCTGTCACGGTGGTGGCCGCCCTCGGCTCCGGCGGGACGATGGCCGGGCTGGTGAGCGCGCTCGGTCCCGACGCGGTCCTCGGCGTGCACGTCGGCGCGGTGCCCGATCCGCGGGCCGCCGTGGCCGCGCTCACCGACGCGGCCCCGGCCCGCCTGCGCATCCGGACGGACCAGGTCGGCGAGGGCTACGCGAAGCTGACCGAACCCGTGCGGGACGCGCTGAAGCTGGCGGCGCGCACCGAGGGCATCGTGCTCGATCCGATCTACACGGGGCGGGCGCTGGCCGGTCTGGTCGCGGCGGTGGGGGACGGTGACATCCGGCCCGGCGAGCGGACCGTCTTCCTGCACAGCGGGGGCCTGCCCGGGTTCTTCGGCCACCCGGAAGCACCGGACTTCGCGGAGCGCGCGGCCGACCCGGTCGGCTGACCGGGCAAACCCGCCGCCGGTGCGCGTCGGCCGCCGGGCCCGTGGGCTCCGGCGGCCGACGCGCGTCGTCGCCGGTCGGTCGGGCCGGCCGGCGCCGTGGAGGGCGTGCCCCGGCGCCTTACCCCACCGACGATGGCGCACGCTGCCGTCGTACCTGCGTGCCTGCGTACCGCGTACCTGGGTATCTGCGTACCTGCCGGGGGCTCCCCTCGGTGCGGGCGTGCAGGTCGCGCCGGACCCGACCGCCCCGCTCCACGCGATGATCGAGACGAGGGAAGCGGACGATCCACTTCCCACACAGGGTCGACAGGCGATCTGTTGTGCGAAAATCGGCGCGCGGCCGGCGGCGGGACCCGGAGGCCGGATACGGCAACCGGGGAAGTGGGTGAGGGGCATACTGCGCGAGTCCGTGTTCCGCAGCGAGGACCTGCCGGTGGAGGACCGCTTCGACGCCTGGCGCGAGCGGATGAGCGCCACCCACGCACCCATGCGACTGGAGAGTAACCGCGCGGGCGACTTCCACGCCCGGCAGCGGCTGATCGGCCTCGGGGCCGTGTCGATGTGGCCGGCGCACTTCGAGCAGTTGGTCTTCCTGCGGACGCCGAAACTGATCCGGCAGTCCGATCCGGAGGTCTACCACCTCTCGCTGCTGCGGGACGGCGCCGCCGGGGTGTCCTGGGGCCGCGAGGAGAACGTGTACAGCACGGGCGACTTCCATCTCAACGACTCGTCGCGCCCGTACGAGATCTGGACTGCGGACGGCTGGATCTCGTCCGTGGGCGTCGAGATCCCCAAGGCGCTGCTGCCCCTGCCCGCGGACACCGTCGACCGGGCGGTCGGCAGGCACCTGACGGGCAGGTCCGGTCCTGGCGCGCTGCTGGCGCATTTCCTCACCCAGCTCGCCGCCGACACGAGCTCCTACCGGCTCTCGGACGGGCCGCGGCTCGCCACCGTGCTCGTGGACCTGGTCGCGGCGATGCTGGCGCACGCCGTGGAGGAGGAGACGTCTCAGTCGCCCGAGACCCGCACGCGGGTGCTGACGCTGCGGATCAAGACGTTCATCCGCCAGAACCTGCACGACCCGGAGCTGACGCCGAGTCAGGTGGCGGAGCGGCACCACATCTCGTGCGGCTACCTCCACCGGCTCTTCCGCGACGAGGGCGAGACGGTGGCCGCGCACATCCGCCATGAGCGGCTGGCGGGCGCGCACCGCGACCTCGCGGACCCGGCGCACGCGGCGACGCCCGTCCACGTGATCGCGACACGCTGGGGCTACTCCCGGGCGTCCGAGTTCACTCGTGCCTTCCGTACGGCGTACGGCATCCCGCCCACGGAGCACCGGCTCCACGCGCGGCGGGCGTGACCTCGGCGCCGCGTCCCGCGTTCCCGCTCTCCCGCGCGCGAGGGCGTGCCTGGCGCCCCCCGTACGCCAGGCGCGCCCTCGCGTCGGTACCGCCTCCCGAGCCGGTCGTGCCCGGGGGCCGGTGGGGCGGCTCCCAGACTGCCCGAGCTTCGGCCGGCTGTCGTTGGCAGCCAGTGCCCAACGGTGTTGGCACTGCGTGCACCTCGCCGGTGGCCGACAATGGTGCCCGGAGGTGAGGACCGATGTCCTTCGACAGCGTCGCCGCCTCGGGGGCGACCCGGATGGGACTCGGGCTGGCCGCCGTGGGCCGGCCCGCCTACATCACGCTGGGCAGGGACGCGGAACTGCCGGCCGTACGGACGGTCGACGCGATGCGCGAGCGCGCGTTCGAGGTCCTGGACGCGGCGTACGCGAACGGCGTGCGTTACCTCGACGCGGCACGGTCCTACGGGCGCGCGGAGGACTTCCTGGCCGCCTGGCTGGCGCACCGGCCCGACGCCGGGGACGTCACCGTGGGCAGCAAGTGGGGCTACACGTATGTAGGGGACTGGCGTGTCGACGCGGACGTGCACGAGGTCAAGGACCACAGTGCGCAGGCGTTCGAGCGTCAGCTCGCGCAGACGCGCGCGCTGCTGGGCGCGCGCCTCGACCTGTACCAGGTGCACTCACTCACCCCCGACAGCCCCGTGCTCACGGATCGCGCGCTCCAGGAGCGCCTCGCCGCCCTGGCGGCCGAGGGGGTGACGGTGGGGCTGTCCAGCAGCGGCCCCGGTCAGGCGGAGGCGATCACCGCCGCGCTGGCCCTGGAGGTCGACGGCGTGCCGCTGTTCTCGACGGTGCAGGCCACGTACAACCTGCTGGAGCCGTCGGCGGGTCCGGCGCTCGCGGAGGCGCACGCCGCGGGCAGGACCGTGATCGTGAAGGAGGCGCTGGCGAACGGCCGTCTGGCGC
Encoded proteins:
- a CDS encoding pyridoxal-phosphate dependent enzyme, with amino-acid sequence MSDRVELGSWPTAVEAAPRLAAALGLGADDLWIKRDDLTGLGGGGNKVRKLEWTVGAALADGADTLVTTGAPQSNHARLTAAAAARTGVAAVLVFPGRPGASRSGNLALDGLFNARIVWAGEVDAAGLDGVARQTCERLRASGARPALIPFGGSSRLGARGYERCGEELRAQLPGPVTVVAALGSGGTMAGLVSALGPDAVLGVHVGAVPDPRAAVAALTDAAPARLRIRTDQVGEGYAKLTEPVRDALKLAARTEGIVLDPIYTGRALAGLVAAVGDGDIRPGERTVFLHSGGLPGFFGHPEAPDFAERAADPVG
- a CDS encoding helix-turn-helix domain-containing protein → MLRESVFRSEDLPVEDRFDAWRERMSATHAPMRLESNRAGDFHARQRLIGLGAVSMWPAHFEQLVFLRTPKLIRQSDPEVYHLSLLRDGAAGVSWGREENVYSTGDFHLNDSSRPYEIWTADGWISSVGVEIPKALLPLPADTVDRAVGRHLTGRSGPGALLAHFLTQLAADTSSYRLSDGPRLATVLVDLVAAMLAHAVEEETSQSPETRTRVLTLRIKTFIRQNLHDPELTPSQVAERHHISCGYLHRLFRDEGETVAAHIRHERLAGAHRDLADPAHAATPVHVIATRWGYSRASEFTRAFRTAYGIPPTEHRLHARRA
- a CDS encoding aldo/keto reductase translates to MSFDSVAASGATRMGLGLAAVGRPAYITLGRDAELPAVRTVDAMRERAFEVLDAAYANGVRYLDAARSYGRAEDFLAAWLAHRPDAGDVTVGSKWGYTYVGDWRVDADVHEVKDHSAQAFERQLAQTRALLGARLDLYQVHSLTPDSPVLTDRALQERLAALAAEGVTVGLSSSGPGQAEAITAALALEVDGVPLFSTVQATYNLLEPSAGPALAEAHAAGRTVIVKEALANGRLARADGLPELAALADVSGGTADAVALAAVLRRPWADVVLSGAVTAADVLSNLHAVSITVDEDRLDALSVLAEPAPDYWRHRASLPWT